A region of the Myxococcus stipitatus DSM 14675 genome:
CAGCCACTTCGAGGTCATCCTTCCCAGGCGCGAGCCCGCATGAGGCGGCTATAAGGGGGACCGGGAGGAAGTCGACATGTCACGCAAGGTGGCGCTCATCACCGGAGCCTCGGCGGGTCTTGGAGAGCAGTTCGCGCGGAGGTTCGCTCGGGATGGGCATGACGTCATCCTGGTGGCCCGGAGCGCGCCGCGGCTGGAGGCCCTGGCCTCCGCGCTGGAGAAGGAGCATGGGGTGAAGGCCCACGTGATTCCCTTGGACCTGGGCCAGCCGGAGGCCGCCGAGCAGCTCTTCGCGCGGGTGTCCGAGCGCGGGCTGGAGGTGGAGTTCCTCGTCAACAACGCGGGCTTCGGCTCCTCGGGGCCGTTCCTGGACCAGGACGTGAAGCGCGAGGCGGAGATGGTGGCCCTCAACTGCACCGCGCTCCTGAAGCTGACGCACCTGTTCGCCCGGCCCATGCGCGAGCGTGGCCACGGGCGGGTGCTCAACGTGGCCTCCACCGCGGGCTTCCAGCCCGGGCCGTACATGGCCACGTACTACGCGACCAAGGCCTTCGTCGTGTCGCTGTCGGAGGCGCTCGCGCACGAGCTGAAGGGCTCGGGGGTGACGGTGACGTGCCACTGCCCCGGGGCGACGCACACGGAGTTCGCGCAGCGGGCGGGCACGTCGAAGAGCCGCTTGTTCCAGCGGCCCGGCGTGGCCAGCGCGGCGGACGTGGTGGAGCACGCCTACGGGGTGATGATGCGCGGGCGGGTGCTGGCCATCCACGGCTTCCTCAACCAGCTGGCCGCCTTCATGGTGCGCTTCAGCCCGCGCTTCGCCGCGCGCTCCGTCGCCGCGGGCCTCAACCAGCAGGGCTGATGTCACGGCCGTGGGGACTTCCTCCGGGAGGGAGGAGTCCCCGCCGGGCCGCCACGTCAGTTGTACGTGGCGGAGAAGACCAGCGCGACGTGGGTGACGTCCCAGTTGTCGCGGCTGCGGTCGCCGGTGCGGATGCGGCCCAGGGCCAGCTCCGCGCCAACGCCGATGCCCCAGTTCCCGCTCACCCACCACTCCTTGCCCACGCCCAGGTGCAGGCCCACGCCCGCCTCGGACTCGCCCTCGAGGGTGCCCTCGTGCGAGGCGCTGAGCTGGTTGACCACCACCGCGCCGGAGAAATAGACGTTGGCGGGCATGAGGTAGTACGCCGCGCCCACGCCCATCGCCGCGTAGATGACGCTCACGTCGTCGTCCGGGTCGCCCTCGTGGGTGGTGCCGCCCACGCGGATGTCGGGGTTGGACGCCGAGGCGCCGGACAGCTTCCCGTAGAGGATGAAGTTGTTGATGACCGCGTAGCCCAGCTCCAGGTTGAGCGAGCCCGCGGCGCCCTTCACCACCAGGTCGACGTCGGTGGCCTTCGAGTGCAGGTAGCCGAGGCCGAACTGGCCGCGCAGGTAGAAGCCATCATGGGTATGCCGCCCCGGCTTGTCCTCCGCGAGCGCCGCGGAGGTGGGGAGCAGCATCAGCACCAGGAACGATGTGAGTCGCATGAAAGAGGAGTCCTTGCTTCGTTTCGTGGAGCCCACCCCGGCCCGGGGGCGCGGCGAGGTTATGCAGCCCGTCTTCACTCCGGCAATACCCGTGAGCATCCCGTCCTGGGCAACGGGGCTTCACGTGCCTCGCGCGGGGACGTGGGGCGTGCTCTGCTGCGCGCCCCGGCGCCGCCCCTGGCGCTGCGCGAACAGGGAGTGGGCCGAACATGACGTGGAACGACGAAGTGGACCCCTCGGCGCTCGCCCTTCGACTCAATGACGCGCGGCGGGAGCGGCGCGCGGTCGCCCCCCTCACCAGCGGCCTGCCGGGGCTGGCCGTGCCCGACGCGTACACCGTCCAGGAGGAGGGAATCCGCCTGCGCCAGGCGGACGGCGAGCGCGTGGTGGGCCTGAAGATGGGGCTGACGTCCGAGGCCAAGCGCCGGCAGATGAACCTGGACTCACCCGTGTACGGCGTCCTCACGGACCGGATGCGCGTGGCCGCGGGCGGGGTGATTGCTCTCGGCCAGGCCATCCACCCCAAAATCGAGCCGGAGATTGCCTTCCGCACCTCACGTGAGCTGCGCGGACAGGTGACGCGCGACGAGGTGCTGGACGCGTGCGCGTCCGTGTTCGTCGCGATGGAGATCCTCGACTCGCGCTACCGCGACTTCAAGTACTTCTCCCTGCCGGACGTGGTGGCGGACAACGCGTCCTCGTCGCTGTTCGTGCTCGGTGAGGTCGAGCACCCGCCGCGCGCCATGGACCTGACGAAGCTGGAGATGCGGATGTCCGTGAATGGCGCGCTGGCGCAGTCGGCCCGCTCGGACGCCATCTCCGGTGACCCGGTGGTATCGGTCATCCAGTTGTGTGAGCTCCTGGCCCGGCGCGGGCAGGTGCTCCCGGCGGGGAGCATCGTCCTGGCGGGGGCGGCCACCGTCGCGCACATGCTCCAGCCGGGAGACCGGGTGCGGCTGGACGTGGAGGGGCTGGGCTCGGTGGAGGTGTCCGCCGCGTAGGCGTCAGGGGCGCGCGGTGGACGGCGGGTCCGCCGTCACGCGCAGCCCCTGGGACGCATAGGCGCGCGAGCACGGCTCGAGTCGGGCCTCCATGGGGCCCAGGGCCTCCAGCACGAAGGAGCTGTCCTTGTGCCGGGGGGCGGTGTCGGGCCACTGGCCTCGCTCCGCGCGCGCCACGTCCACCTCCGCCAGGGCGATGAGCGCGTTGTGCTGGAGCTTGCGCAGGTCCAGCCGCTCCGCGTACTCGCCATAGGTGGTGACGTCCGGGCCCCGCGGCGCGGCGAGGGGGGCCTCGTCCTCCTCCGCTTCGGCCTCGAGCAGGGCGAACGCGCGCCGACGCGCGCCCGTGGGCAGGTCCGCCGACGCCGTCAGCGCGTCGAAGCCCTCCACGAGCTTCCACCACGTGCGCCGCGCCATCAGCGGAGGGGCCGACGGTGACGCCAGCGCCCGCAGCTCCGCGGGCACGATGTCGCGACTGCCCGGGGGCAGCGCGGCCTGGGCCTCCTCGGAGAGCTGGTCTCCGAAGTGGACCAGCTGGAGGAGCACCGACTCCTGGCGCAGCGTCTGGGAGAAGGGCGCGAAGCCCTCGGCCAGCCGCGCGAGCTGCGAGAGGGCCCGTCGCTTCCGCTCCAGGGGCGCGGCGTCCAGCGCGTCCGCGCAAGGGCGGTAGAGGACGCCGTGGCCCGTCGCCGCCAGCAGTTGGCCCTCCATGCCGCCGCCCAGCTCCAGCTCGCGGCTCAGCGCCAGCGCATCCAGGCACGTGTCCAGCGCCGCCGAGGCCTCCGCCCGGGACAGCTTCATCCGCGTCTCGAGCGCGGCCAGGTGCACCACGTACATCAAGGCGAACTTGCCGTTGGCGCGCGCGGGCGTGAGGGGCGCCAGCGAGCCCATGCCCTCGGGCAGCCCGCCTACCTCCGCGTGGGTGGCCTCCAGCACCTGCGCCATCAGGGGCCGGGCGCGCTCCAGCGCCTCTTCGCACCCCGAGGGCAGCGACGTCACGGGCAGCTTTCCATCCGCCACGTCGCGGCAGGGCTGTCCCTGCGGCGAGTCCGGCGCTCCGCCCGTCTTGGGCCGGTCCTGGTACAGCCGCAGCACCGGGTCCAGCAGCGGCTCCATCCGCCGCGCGAAGGTGCCCGGCACCGGAGGACTCACGTGGGACGGCCGCGTGTAGCGCGTCCCGGTGAGCGCCTGGACCTCACGCACCAGCCGCTCCTCCAGCGGCCCCGTGCGCAGCGACACGAAGGCCAGCCCCACCGCGCCGATGATGAGCGCGAGGAGCACGCCTCCTGCGAGCGTGACGAGGGAACGGGGGGGGGGCATGAGGGGGGCGTCCAGCGGGCGAAGCCTCTCACGAATCCCCCGGTCCAGGGACTTTCCACCTCTTGTCCCGCCGGGTTCACTGGGAGTGGTGGTTCGGGCTAGGTGCCGCCGTCGGCGGCGGGCTCGGCCAGGGGCTCGGGGGGACGGGCGAGGCCTCGGCCCAGCCGCTCGAGCAGGTGGTCGGCCAGGGCGCGGGCCTGGACGCGAATCTCCGGCACGGCGGTGGTCTCCCAGAGCTCACCGCGGCGCAGGGGCCCCAGGGTGAAGAGGCGGCCCCGGGCGTCTCCGCGCGCGTTCAGCAGGGCACCGGGGCCGTGGGTCGCCAGGCCCAGGCCCAGCGCGTCCGGGAGCGCGGTGCCGGCCTCGGTCAGGTCGCGCAGCAGCGGGTGGCCATGCCGGACGCCCAGCCCCTCCGGGCCGGTGCAGTTCACCACGTGCTGGACCTGGAGCCGCTCCTCGCGGCGCTGGCCTCGAGGCGCCAGGCGCACGCTCACCTGGCCCGCGTCGTCCAGCGCGAAGCCGCGGACCCGGGCGGCGTGCAGGCGCAGCCGGCCGCTGGCCCTCAGTCGCTCCACCTGGTCGCTCACGGCGGGGGCCATGCGGTGGCGGTGCACGTCCCAATAGGCGCGCAGGTGGCGCAGGAAGCGCCGCCGCTCGTCCAGGGGGAGCCGCTGCCACAGGGGCACCGTCACCGGCCGCAGCGCGTCCACCACCGCGCGCCAGTTCGCCCCCGCTTGCTCCGCGCGGGCCACCTCCTCCCGCAGGAGGTGCAGCACGGCGCGCGCCTGGAGGGGACTGGAGGACGTGGGGCGCAGGGCGCGCAGCACGGCCCGGATGGGCGGCGACGCATAGGCGCCGGCGCCGGAGCGCGCGTGCCGGTGAGGCAGCAGGCCATGGCGCGACAGCGCGTGCACCGTCCCGCGATGGCCCTGTGCCTCCAGCGACAGCACGGTGTCCACCATGGTGAGGCCCGTGCCCACCAGCAGCACCGTGTCGCGGGTCCCCACGCCAGCCAGGGCGCCCTCGGCCCAGGGCGAGCGGTGATAGCGCCCGCTCGTGTACAGCCCGCCGTCCTCGACGCGCAGGTTCGCGGGGGGCGCGTTGCCCAGCGCCAGCACCGCCGTCCTGGCCACCACCGCGCCGTCGCGCGTCGACAGCGTCACCCGGTTCGCGTGCTCGCGGAGCGAGTGGACATCCGAGGTCATCACCTCGAAGTGGACCCCAGGGGTCGACCAGGCGATGGCCTCCTTCAGCACCTCCTCCAGGTACTGGCCGTAGTGCAGCCGGGGGACGAAGTCGCCGGCCGCCGTGCCGGGCTCGGTCCGCCGCATCCAGCGCAGGAAGTGCTCGGGGTCATCGCCGAAGGCCCCCATCCGCGCGGCGGGGACGTTCAGCAGGTGACAGTCGTTGCGCGTCGAATAGGCGAGCCCCTGGCCCACCTGCTCGTCGCGCTCCAGGAGGAGAATCCGCAGCGGCACATGCGCCTGCCTCAAGAGGTGGATGGCCAGGAGCGTCCCGCTGGCACCACCTCCCACGATGGCCACATCCCATGGGCTCTCGTGTGCTCGCACGCCGCAATCCTAAGTCCGCCCCCGCGCCGCGGCATCCGGGCATGCGCGCGAATCTTTGAAAGCTGGATGAAGAATTCCGGACGCCAACCCCTGGCCGCGGTGCCAGGGCGTGTCCACACTCCGACGCACACTCCGGAGGACCCATGCGAGAGCACGCCACGGAAGCAGGGGACATCGAGGTGCCGGACACGCAAAGCCTGCTCGGCTGGGCGCTCCCCGAGGACGGGGCGCAGGTGCCTTCCCTGGCCTGGCTGGTGGCCCGGCTTCGCGACAGCCGGCCTGACTGGGGGCTGTTGGAGTCGCTGACCCGCTTCGATGACGCCCGCTATGCCCGCCGCACGCTGGCGAGGACGCGCGCGTGTGAGCTGCTGCTGGTGTGCTGGTTGCCGGGACAGGGCTCGCCGCTGCATGACCACGGAGGCTCCTGGGGCGCGTCGCTGCTCCTCCAGGGCGAGCTGCGCGAGACGCGCTTCGCGTGGGCGGGAGACCGGCTGCGCGTGGACGCGAAGCGGCGCGCGGGCGAGGGGGACTTGATGCGCGAGGAGTCCCACACCATCCACCGCGTCCTCAACGACTCGCGGCACCGGGCCGTGTCGCTGCACGTCTACGCGCCGCCGATGGAGGGCATGACGTCCTACGACGACGTGTGGGCGGAGTCCGTCAGACGACGGCGTCCAGCTGCCGTGGGGGCAGGGCGAAGGCGCCGGCCACGGGCAGGGTGACGCGGAAGGTGCTGCCCTGACCGGGGGCGCTCTCCACCGTCAGCGTGCCACCCAGGGACGTGACGATGCCGTGGCACACGGCGAGGCCCAGGCCCGTGCCCACGCCCAGGGGCTTGGTGGTGAAGAACGGGTCGAAGATGCGCTCGCGGTGCTCGGGGGAGATGCCGCAGCCGGTGTCACGCACCTCCACCGCGACGACGCGGCCGGGCATGGCCTCGCTGGCGACGACGCGCACCTCGTTGACCTCCACCTGGCCGGGGACGATGGCCTGCGCCGCGTTGAGCAGCAGGTTGAGGAACACCTGGCCCAGCCGCGCGCCGTTGCCTTGCACGGGCGGCACGCCGTCGCACTCCACGACGAGCCGCGCGCGGTGCCTCAGCTCGTGCATGGCCATCTTCGCCGCCGTGCGCACCACCGAGCCCACGTCCGACGGGCCGCTGCCCACGTCCTCGGAGCGGGAGAGCGTCTGGAGGTCCCGGACGATGAGGCGGATGCGCTCGGCGCCGTCGCGGGTCTCCGCCAGCGCCTCCAGCACCTCCTGGCGCTCCTGCTCGGCCAGCTCCTCCTTCTGCTGGAGCTCCTGGTGGATGTACTCCAGGTTGCTGAGGATGAAGGCCAGGGGGTTGTTGATTTCGTGGCCGACGCCGGCGGCGATGCGGCCCAGGGCGATGAGCCGGTCCGCGAAGAGCAGCTGCGCCTGGGTGGCGTGCAGCTGCTCCAGGCTGCGGGACAGCTTCGCGTTGGCGGCCTCGAGCTCCGCGGTGCGCTCGCGGACCGTCTCCTCCAGCCGCCGTCCGGCCTCCGCGGCCTCGCGAGAGAAATCGGAGCTGGCGCTGGACGTGCCCTGGGTGAAGCCCTGGCGGGCGCTCCACGCACGCCGCAGCGTGCCGCGCCTCTGGGCCACCGCCGACATCAACAGCACCCTGGCTCGTAGCGTCATCACGTCGCAGTCCCGGCGTCAGGTGTCCATCCCGGGAGCATCGCGGGGGGCCGGGCGGATGTGTTGGCAGTCAACACCGGCGCGCCGTGTCGAGCAAGGAGCCGATGTCGGCCCGCGCCTGGAGTCGGGCCCGTCCAGATGGGTAGTCGACGGGAGCCCACCCCGGCTGGCGCTGGCACCGTCGGAGACTGGAAGTTTCCACTCCCCCGGAGCCGGACCGCCAGCGCACCCCGGTGCACGAAGCACGGGTGTGTCGACGGCTGGAATGTTTCAGGGGGCGGGAGCCGTCACGCCGGGCCGACGGGAGGGCAGCGAGTCCGGTGCGCGCCGCCCGGTGGGCCCGGGCCCTGGACGCGCGTCCGGCTCCGCCCCTTGCGCATGGCTGCTCAGCGACGTCGCGAGGACCGCGGGATGCCAGCGCCTGGCCCACCACGCGCCGCCCATCAAGCACGCCCCCACGCCCAGCGCGAGCAGGGCGCGCGGAAGCTCCCGGCGGTGCGTGCGCCGCGACACCGGCCGGGCATGCACGATGAGCCGAGGCGTCTCCGCCAGCTCCACCGCGCCCGGGTACGCGGGCAGGCCCCCCGTCTGCGTCGTGCGGCGGCCTCGCGACGCGGTCCCCGGGCCCTGGAGGTCGGCGGGCAGCTCCGCGGTGTTCGGGAACAGCGGCACGTCCCAGGCCGCCTCGACGCCGGTCAGCGCCAGCTCCAGCGCCACCCGGCACGTGCTCGCGGTGCCTCGCCGCCAGGGCTCCTTCGACAGCAGCCGCAGGCACAGCTCGCTGAGCACCCAGGGCACGCGCCGGTTGAGGGCGCCGGGAGTCACGGGCGGATGGTGGATGACGGCCAGCTCCCCCTCGGGCGTCTCCACGTTCTCGAAGGGGTGGCGCGCGGTCAGCATCCAGTAGAGGACGACGCCCAGCGCATACAGGTCATCCGCGGCCGTGGGTGGATAGACGCCCTCGCGCCCCTCGCGCCGGAACATCAGCGCCTCCGGGCTGCGGTAGCGCGGCGTGCCGGGCGGGAGCACTCCGCGCGGCGGACGCGGGGCTTCCGCGGACTCGCCCACGCCGAAGTCCATCAGCACCGGCGTGCCGTCCTCCTCGCGCACCAGGACGTTGGCTTCCTTGATGTCGCGGTGGAGCACGTCCGACGCGTGGGCTGCTTCCAGTCCTCGCGCCATCCCCAGCGCCAGCTCCGCCACGCGGCGCGCGCCGGGGTTCTCCTCCTCCACCCACTGCGCCAGCGGACGCCCGCGCACGTACTCCATGGCCAGGTAGAGCCACTCGGGCGCCTCGGGGGGGAACAGCCCTCCCGCGCGAAAGCCCACCACGTTGTGATGAGCCAGCCGCGTCAGCGTGTCCACCTCTCGCACGGCGCGGTCGCCCAGGTGCTCCAGGGACTGGAGCTTGAGCGCCACGGCCTGCCCGTCACGAGAGGCGCGATACACCACACCGCAGCCTCCCGCGCCCAGCAAGCCCTCCACCGTGTAGCCGGCGATGTCCGTGCCCTCGGGGGCATCCAGGACGAGAAGACCGTTCATGCCACCTCTCCATGTCCGGCCCGACCTCGGGAATGGGGAGACCATAACACGACCTCAGAGGCTGTCTTCTCCTATGAGAGCGCGGTCCTGGGAGGACATCTTGGTGCGGGCATGGCGCGGTGTGGAGGCCGCTGCCCTCAAGGGCAGGTGCCACAGTCCGACTGACAACTCGAGGCGCTGGTGCCGGTTCCACAATGTTCGGTGAACTGACAGATGCCATCCCCGCACTGGTAGATATCCTGCGGGCGAAGGCGCGCCGTCAGGGGGCGGAAGTCGCGGCCCGCGTGCGTGCAGGTGGCGTAGTACGGCAGCGCCGCGCCGCCGCTGCCGACCGCGCGCTGGCAGAGCGACGCGCACATCCCCAGGTGCGTGAGCGGCGGGCAGGACTGCGTGGGGCCCGAGGCCAGTCCACACGTCCGTGACGTGCTCCGGTCCGCCGGGAGGTAGGGCTGGTCATTGGCCGCGAACACGCCCGTGCCGTCGAAGAGGTTGCCGAAGAAGCAGGACTCCGGCTCGCTGAACGTCGCCAATTCCTCCTGCGTATAGGGGATGGGCGGGGTGCCGCTCGCCGCGCTGTTGCCCAGCACGGAGATGGCCACGTGGATTCCATACTTGTTCGCGTGCGCCGCCAGACACGCGGAGATGACCTCCTGCTCCACCACCGTCGCCGAGGCACCGGCGGCCCAGCCCGGCGCCAGGCCCAGCGCGCCATTCCAGGTGTGCAGCGTCCCCGTGAGAGGGTTGGTGAACTGTCTCACCTCCCCGGACGGCACCGCGCACTTCACCACGTACTCCATCACCGAGTCCGCCGTGGCCGGGTCCTGGTTGAACCAGGTCGCGAAGCCGTTTTTCGACAATCCATTCGTCGACAGGCCGTTGGTTGACAAGCCATTGGTTGACAAGCCATTGGTCGACAAGCCGTTGGTGGAGAGTCCATTGCTGGAGAGCTCTCCGCGCCGGGCCCGCGCGACTTCCTCCTCCACTGTCTCGACTCCTACGCCACAGGCCCCCGTCCCGATTCCCAGCACCAGCAGCCCGAGGAGCCCCGCCGCATACCCCATGATGCGGCTCGGATTGGTGGTGACGTGACGACGCGACTGCGAGGCGGATGTGTGGTTCATGCATTCCCCCATGTGTGACGGTCAGCCGTGGCTGACCACCTTGCCGCCCAGCCATTCCAAGTTTCTCAAGCACTGCTGTTGGAATTTGCGGGTACGGCAAGATTTGGGGGCGAGTCGCGTATGTGAATTCCGATGGGTAAAAGTTTTCCCAATCGGGTCGGTTCAAAGACAGTTCATGCGTGCAGTCCATGACCCAGGGGATGGGCCGTGGATTGAAATCAACGGAGGGATGTCATCCCCGGGAGGTGTGGATGGGCTCCGGGAACTCCATGGCGATGGCGGCCGCGGGCGTGAGGGCGAAGCCCTCCGGTCCACGCAGTCTCCAGGCACCCACGTCGGTGACGGGGCCACCGACGACCTCGGACTCGGTGGAGTCACCGCGTGTCTCCGCCTGTCCCAGGTGCAGGCAGAGGTGGACGCGGGCGCGCGCGGGCTCGGCGAGCTTCTGCGCGGTCTGTTGCAGCAGGCGCAGGGCGCGCTCGGCCTCGCGCAGATAGGCGGTGCGCTCCGGGGTGGGGGCACCGTTCTCCAGCGGACGCACGGCGAGCAGCGTGGTGCCGGACTGGAGCGCGAGCAGGAAGCCTCCCGCGCGCAGGCCCTGCTCCAGGCTGTCCAGCACGTCCGCGAGTGCCGCGTACAGGGCGTCGTCGTCCTGCGTGGCGGTGGGCAGCACCACCTCCGCGTGGACGCCGAGCGCCAGCCGGGAGCGGTGCGTGGGCTGCACGGGCTCCTCGGCCGCGTCCGCGAGCGCGGCCAGGAAGGCGCTCACCCCGCCGTAGCGGCGGCTGGCGTCTTTTTCCAGACAGCGCAGCACCACCGCGTCCACGGCGGGGGAGACGGGGGCGATGGCGCTGGGGCGGGGCGGCGGGGCCTCCAGGTGCAGCCGCTCCAACTCCATCCGGTCCTCGCAGAGGAAGGGATAGCGGCCGGTGAGGAGCTGATGCAGGAGCACGCCCAGCGCGTAGATGTCGGTGTGGGCGCCAATGGCGCCGCCTCGGAACTGCTCGGGGGCCATGGCATGGGCGGTGCCCAGCCGCTGGCCGGCGATGGTGAGCCCTTCTTGAGACGGCTCGGCGTGCAGCAGCTTGGCGATGCCGAAGTCGAGCAGCTTCACCCGAGGCTTCTCGCCCTCCTCCACGACGAGGATGTTGCTGGCCTTCAGGTCGCGGTGGACCACGCCCGCGCGGTGGGCGGCCTCCAGCGCGCCGCACACGGGCTCCAGGTACGCGCGGGCGCGGGACGCGGACAGCCGGCCGCGCTCCTGCACCACCTGACCGAGCGTCCGTCCGGTGAGCAGCTCCATGACGTAGTAGGGGCTGCCGTCCGGCATCAGCCCGAAGTCATAGACGTCCACGATGTTGGGGTGGCGAATCTGGTTCACCACGCGGGCCTCGCGCACGAAGCGCTTGAGCATCTCGCCCTGATCCGCCAGGTGGGGGTGCAGCACCTTCACCGCGGCCCTTCGGCCCAGGATGCGGTGCTCGGCCTCGTAGACGCTGCCGTGGCCTCCGGAAGCCAGGAGGGCCTTGAGGACGTACTCACCCGCGAGGGTGCCGGGTCCTCGCTCTCCCCGGTTCGCCTCGCCGCGTCCCCGCTCGGAGCCATGCAGCTCCGCACGCGCCTGGATGCGGAAGGTGCTCTCGGAGTCGGCCGCCATGCGGGGTTGAGCCTAGCACCCGCGCGAAAGACGTGCTGCATGCCCCGGGCCCGAAGTGTCCGCCGCGTCGCGCCAATGTGGAGCGGGCGTTCACCATTCGTCACCTCCGGCGGGGGACGGCGGGGCAGATGTTGCCTGGCGTATGCTGGGGCGGCCCATCACCCCAGGTGGTTGGACGCCGTGGCCCGGGGCTGTTGGATTCTCGGGATGTGACACCACGCGTGCATGCCGGGGGAGGTCGGGCGGACGGACGCGGCGCGGAGGTGCCGGGGGGCTGTGTGATGACGACCTTGGATGACCTCACGACCTGCGCCGGACTGGCGCTGGCTCCACCTTCCTCGACGGGCGCCTGTCTCATCCTCATCAGCACGACGACGCCGGCCGCCATCGGTCGGGCGTTCCGGCTGGAGCCTGGGGAGCACATCATCGGCCGGGGCTCGGATGCCACCGTGCGCATCGACGACCATGGGGTGTCGCGCAAGCATGCCCGCATCGTCCGCGCGCCCGACGGGGGCTGCCATGTCACGGACCTGGAATCCACCAATGGCACGCTGCTCAACGGCACGCCCATCGCCACGGCGGAGCTTCAGGAGGGGGACCGTCTCCAGATTGGCACCGTCACCGTGTTCCGCTTCTCCAAGCGCGAGGTGCTGGAGCAGCGCGAGGAGCAGCTGCGCCAGGCGCTGTCCGCGGCGCGCGTGGGCATCTGGGATTGGAATGCGCAGAGCGGCCGGGTGACGTGGAGCGAACAGGTGGACCGGCTCCTGGGGTTGCCCGTGGGCAAGCTGTCCGGCCGCGCCATGGAGTTGGAGGAGGTGGTGCACCCGGGGGACCTGCCCCGCGTGCGCGAGGCGCTCTCCATCGCGCTGGAGAAGAAGACGCAGGTGGATGTGGAGTATCGGATTGAGCCGCCGGGCAGCGGGTGGCGGTGGATATCCTGCAAGGGCGACGTGCTGTGTGACGCGGCGGGGGTGCCGGCGCGGGTGACGGGCACGGTGATGGACATCACCGCCCGCAAGCAGGCGGAGCAGGAGCTGAACCGCCAGGCGCTCATCTTCGAGAGCATCTACGACGGCGTGGTGATTACGGACCTGGGCGGCGGCATCATCGACTGGAACGCCAGCGCGGAGCGGATGTTCGGCCGCAACAAGTCGGAGGCCATGGGACAGACGTTGTTCCGCGTGCTCCACCCGGACGAGCCGGACCGGATGACGGGCATGGTGCTGGCGGGCCTGGAGAAGCAGGGGCGCTGGAGCGGGGAGCTGGAGTTCAAGCGCCACGACGGCACCACGTGCTGGTGCGAGTCGGTGGTGGTGCCGCTGCGCGACAGCGAGGGGCGCGCCATCGCCAACATCATGGTCCACCGCGACACCTCGGAGCGCAAGCAGCTCCAGGCGCACCTCGTCGTGGCGGACCGGCTGGCGTCGGTGGGCACGCTGGGCGCGGGCGTGGCGCATGAAATCAACAACCCCCTGGCCTACATGCTCGTCAACCTGCACCTCGTGCGGGAGGGCCTGGAGCGGATGGAGAGCCACGTCCCCGCGGCGGCCATCGCCTCGCTGCAGCAGCTGGTGCGCGAGACGACGGAGGGCGCCGAGCGCATCGCCACCATCGTCCGCGACCTGAAGGTCTTCGCGCGCGGCGAGCAGGAGGTGCGGCTGATGCCGGTGGACGTGCGCCGCGCGGTGGAGCTGGCGTGCAAGATGGCGGACAACGTCATCCGTCACCGCGCCCGGCTGGTGACGGAGTTCGAGCCGGTGGCGCCGGTGGAGGCCAGCGAGTCGCGGCTGTGCCAGGTGTTCCTCAACCTGCTGCTCAACGCGGCGCAGGCGATTCCGGAGGATGGCTCGCCGGAGTACGAGCATGAGATTCGCGTCATCATCCGCGCGGGGGACCGGGGCCGGGTGCTGGTGGAGGTGCGGGACACGGGCATGGGGATGACGCCCGAGGTGATGGACCGCATCTTCGACCCGTTCTTCACCACCAAGCCGGTGGGCGTGGGCACGGGGCTGGGGCTGTCCATCTGTCACGGCATCATCGAGTCCATGGGGGGCTCCATCCACGCGGAGAGCGAGCCGGGCCGGGGCAGCACCTTCCGCGTGGTGCTGCGCGCGGCGACGCGGGAGCTGGAGGTGCTGCCGCGCTTGCAGTCGGTGGTGCAGGTGAACGCGCGGGCGCGCATCCTCGTCGTGGATGACGAGCCCAACGTGACGTTGGCGCTCCAGCGCTCGCTGGCGGCGGACCACGAGGTCGCCACGGCGAACAGCGCCCAGGCGGCGCTGCGGCTGCTCAATGAAGGCAGCCGCTTCGACCTCATCTTGTGCGACGTGATGATGCCGGGGATGACGGGCATGGACCTGTACCACGAGCTGGGGCGCTGCGCCCCGGAGCAGGCGGGCCGCATGGTGTTCATGACGGGAGGCGCCTTCACGCCCCGCACGGTGTCCTTCCTGCGGGAGGTGCCGAACTTGAAAATCTCGAAGCCGCTGGACCTCACGCAGCTCCGGGAGCTGGTGGGACGCTCGGCGGAGGCGGGTCGATGAGCGAGCCC
Encoded here:
- a CDS encoding SDR family NAD(P)-dependent oxidoreductase, with protein sequence MSRKVALITGASAGLGEQFARRFARDGHDVILVARSAPRLEALASALEKEHGVKAHVIPLDLGQPEAAEQLFARVSERGLEVEFLVNNAGFGSSGPFLDQDVKREAEMVALNCTALLKLTHLFARPMRERGHGRVLNVASTAGFQPGPYMATYYATKAFVVSLSEALAHELKGSGVTVTCHCPGATHTEFAQRAGTSKSRLFQRPGVASAADVVEHAYGVMMRGRVLAIHGFLNQLAAFMVRFSPRFAARSVAAGLNQQG
- a CDS encoding outer membrane beta-barrel protein, with the translated sequence MRLTSFLVLMLLPTSAALAEDKPGRHTHDGFYLRGQFGLGYLHSKATDVDLVVKGAAGSLNLELGYAVINNFILYGKLSGASASNPDIRVGGTTHEGDPDDDVSVIYAAMGVGAAYYLMPANVYFSGAVVVNQLSASHEGTLEGESEAGVGLHLGVGKEWWVSGNWGIGVGAELALGRIRTGDRSRDNWDVTHVALVFSATYN
- a CDS encoding 2-keto-4-pentenoate hydratase, which encodes MTWNDEVDPSALALRLNDARRERRAVAPLTSGLPGLAVPDAYTVQEEGIRLRQADGERVVGLKMGLTSEAKRRQMNLDSPVYGVLTDRMRVAAGGVIALGQAIHPKIEPEIAFRTSRELRGQVTRDEVLDACASVFVAMEILDSRYRDFKYFSLPDVVADNASSSLFVLGEVEHPPRAMDLTKLEMRMSVNGALAQSARSDAISGDPVVSVIQLCELLARRGQVLPAGSIVLAGAATVAHMLQPGDRVRLDVEGLGSVEVSAA
- a CDS encoding FAD/NAD(P)-binding protein, with the protein product MRAHESPWDVAIVGGGASGTLLAIHLLRQAHVPLRILLLERDEQVGQGLAYSTRNDCHLLNVPAARMGAFGDDPEHFLRWMRRTEPGTAAGDFVPRLHYGQYLEEVLKEAIAWSTPGVHFEVMTSDVHSLREHANRVTLSTRDGAVVARTAVLALGNAPPANLRVEDGGLYTSGRYHRSPWAEGALAGVGTRDTVLLVGTGLTMVDTVLSLEAQGHRGTVHALSRHGLLPHRHARSGAGAYASPPIRAVLRALRPTSSSPLQARAVLHLLREEVARAEQAGANWRAVVDALRPVTVPLWQRLPLDERRRFLRHLRAYWDVHRHRMAPAVSDQVERLRASGRLRLHAARVRGFALDDAGQVSVRLAPRGQRREERLQVQHVVNCTGPEGLGVRHGHPLLRDLTEAGTALPDALGLGLATHGPGALLNARGDARGRLFTLGPLRRGELWETTAVPEIRVQARALADHLLERLGRGLARPPEPLAEPAADGGT
- a CDS encoding cysteine dioxygenase → MREHATEAGDIEVPDTQSLLGWALPEDGAQVPSLAWLVARLRDSRPDWGLLESLTRFDDARYARRTLARTRACELLLVCWLPGQGSPLHDHGGSWGASLLLQGELRETRFAWAGDRLRVDAKRRAGEGDLMREESHTIHRVLNDSRHRAVSLHVYAPPMEGMTSYDDVWAESVRRRRPAAVGAGRRRRPRAG
- a CDS encoding sensor histidine kinase, with the translated sequence MTLRARVLLMSAVAQRRGTLRRAWSARQGFTQGTSSASSDFSREAAEAGRRLEETVRERTAELEAANAKLSRSLEQLHATQAQLLFADRLIALGRIAAGVGHEINNPLAFILSNLEYIHQELQQKEELAEQERQEVLEALAETRDGAERIRLIVRDLQTLSRSEDVGSGPSDVGSVVRTAAKMAMHELRHRARLVVECDGVPPVQGNGARLGQVFLNLLLNAAQAIVPGQVEVNEVRVVASEAMPGRVVAVEVRDTGCGISPEHRERIFDPFFTTKPLGVGTGLGLAVCHGIVTSLGGTLTVESAPGQGSTFRVTLPVAGAFALPPRQLDAVV